A portion of the Acidisoma sp. PAMC 29798 genome contains these proteins:
- a CDS encoding bifunctional riboflavin kinase/FAD synthetase translates to MSIRIIGPDDPVPPEARGATVALGNFDGVHLGHAAVLRTAHAARPEAPLAVLTFEPHPRAFFRPDDPPFRLSLLTEKAAALGALNVAWLFTQRFDHAFSQQTAEDFVTRVLHDRIGASHLVCGADFAFGHRRGGDVAFLAARAERLGIGLSIAPAFTDLSGPISSTRIRRLLQDGYPERANALLGRPWTIRAVVAHGDKRGRTIGFPTANLALGAHLEPARGVYAVTVDLPDGSHHDGVANIGHRPTVNDTLESRLEVNIFDFDGDLYDQEIGVSLHSFLRAEQKFASFDALRVQIAADADAARALLTFS, encoded by the coding sequence ATGAGCATTCGCATCATCGGTCCTGACGATCCCGTGCCGCCGGAGGCACGGGGGGCGACCGTCGCTCTGGGCAATTTCGACGGTGTGCATCTTGGCCATGCGGCGGTGTTGCGCACAGCGCACGCCGCCCGACCCGAGGCGCCCCTGGCGGTCCTGACCTTCGAGCCGCATCCGCGTGCCTTCTTCCGACCCGACGACCCACCGTTCCGCCTCAGCCTGCTGACGGAGAAGGCTGCCGCCCTCGGCGCGCTCAACGTCGCCTGGCTGTTCACCCAGCGATTCGACCATGCCTTCAGCCAGCAGACGGCCGAGGATTTCGTCACGCGGGTGCTGCATGACCGTATCGGCGCGAGCCATCTGGTCTGCGGCGCGGACTTCGCCTTCGGCCATCGCCGTGGCGGGGACGTGGCCTTTCTGGCGGCGCGCGCTGAGCGGCTGGGCATCGGCCTTTCCATCGCCCCGGCCTTCACCGACCTGAGCGGCCCGATTTCCTCGACGCGCATTCGCCGGCTGTTGCAGGACGGATACCCCGAGCGTGCCAATGCACTGCTGGGTCGTCCTTGGACCATTCGTGCCGTGGTCGCGCATGGCGACAAGCGTGGCCGCACCATCGGCTTCCCCACTGCTAACCTCGCCTTGGGGGCGCATCTGGAACCCGCACGCGGTGTTTATGCCGTGACGGTCGATCTGCCGGACGGCAGCCACCATGATGGCGTCGCGAATATCGGCCATCGCCCGACAGTGAACGACACGTTGGAAAGCCGGTTGGAGGTGAATATCTTCGATTTCGACGGCGATCTCTACGATCAGGAAATCGGCGTGTCGCTGCATAGCTTCTTGCGCGCGGAGCAGAAGTTCGCGAGTTTCGATGCCTTGCGTGTGCAGATTGCGGCCGATGCCGATGCGGCCCGCGCGCTGTTGACGTTTTCCTAA
- a CDS encoding amino acid ABC transporter ATP-binding protein, producing MSAQPMIDISGVSKSYGSVVVLRDVSLTVDASEVVCLIGASGSGKSTLLRCINFLERYDSGDIRIGGKLIGYVDDPKGQRRVMPGRMLREMRREIGFVFQQFNLWPHMSALQNVMEPLLRVRSLKPAAATLRAEAVLERVGLADKRHSFPLRMSGGQQQRVAIARALVMEPTLMLFDEPTSSLDPELVGEVLQVMKSLAADGMTMVVVTHEMGFAAHVANRVAFLDHGRIIACGPSRQVLHDSDEPRVRQFLQTYHDRTSF from the coding sequence ATGAGTGCGCAACCGATGATCGATATCAGCGGCGTCAGCAAAAGCTACGGCTCCGTCGTCGTCTTGCGCGATGTCAGTCTGACGGTCGATGCGTCCGAGGTCGTGTGCCTGATCGGCGCAAGCGGTTCGGGCAAAAGCACGCTACTCCGCTGTATCAATTTCCTGGAGCGGTACGACAGCGGGGACATCCGGATCGGCGGGAAGCTGATCGGCTATGTCGATGATCCGAAAGGCCAGCGGCGCGTCATGCCCGGTCGGATGCTGCGCGAAATGCGGCGGGAGATCGGTTTCGTGTTCCAGCAGTTCAATCTTTGGCCGCATATGAGCGCGCTTCAGAATGTGATGGAGCCGCTTCTGCGCGTGCGTAGCTTGAAACCGGCAGCGGCCACGTTGCGGGCTGAGGCGGTGCTTGAGCGGGTCGGGCTCGCAGACAAACGGCACAGCTTTCCGCTGCGCATGTCGGGCGGCCAGCAGCAGCGGGTCGCGATCGCGCGGGCCTTGGTCATGGAGCCGACCCTGATGCTCTTCGATGAGCCGACATCTTCGCTCGATCCTGAACTGGTGGGTGAGGTTTTGCAGGTGATGAAGAGTCTGGCGGCGGATGGGATGACGATGGTGGTGGTAACCCATGAAATGGGCTTCGCGGCCCATGTGGCCAATCGCGTTGCCTTTCTGGACCATGGCCGCATCATCGCCTGCGGGCCATCGCGCCAGGTGCTGCATGACAGCGACGAACCGCGCGTGCGCCAGTTTCTACAGACCTATCACGACCGCACGAGTTTTTAG
- a CDS encoding amino acid ABC transporter permease, producing MSSLALLWHWAPLLLSGIAVTLWSWLLGSLLGLAIGFVVALLRRLPLRPLRWALRLYVEVIRGTPFLLQLFLLYSGGPFIGIRLSALAAGIICLGVHAGAYFAEIFRAGFESLPKGQIEAASSFGMTPLQILWRISLPTMLVAIFPSIVSMLISISKETVILSIITVPNLMYQIQSMTVETYSAFAGIIALAAFYWIFVESLARICALVERRLTFFMRAGAAS from the coding sequence ATGAGCAGCCTGGCGCTGCTGTGGCATTGGGCGCCGCTTCTGCTCAGCGGCATCGCGGTCACGCTCTGGAGCTGGCTGCTGGGCTCCTTGCTAGGCCTCGCCATCGGCTTTGTCGTGGCCCTGCTCAGGCGGCTGCCTCTTCGCCCGCTGCGTTGGGCCTTGCGCCTCTATGTCGAGGTCATTCGCGGCACGCCCTTTTTGCTTCAACTGTTTCTGCTCTATTCCGGCGGCCCCTTCATCGGCATTCGCCTCTCCGCCCTGGCGGCCGGAATCATCTGCCTCGGCGTGCATGCCGGCGCCTATTTCGCCGAAATCTTCCGGGCGGGTTTTGAGAGCTTGCCGAAAGGCCAGATCGAGGCAGCGTCGAGCTTCGGCATGACGCCGCTGCAAATCCTGTGGCGCATCAGCCTGCCGACCATGCTGGTGGCGATCTTTCCCTCGATCGTGTCGATGCTCATCAGCATCTCAAAGGAGACCGTCATTCTTTCGATCATCACCGTGCCGAACTTGATGTATCAGATCCAGAGCATGACGGTGGAGACCTATTCGGCCTTCGCGGGCATCATTGCACTCGCGGCCTTCTACTGGATCTTCGTCGAGAGTCTGGCGCGGATCTGCGCTCTGGTGGAGCGCCGGCTGACCTTCTTCATGCGCGCTGGTGCGGCATCATGA
- a CDS encoding amino acid ABC transporter permease: MQLSVIMDSLPYLFQASIATVCYTLGGIIVGAALAILVCAARFSRSPILQRLARAHVSVFRGIPLLVLLMLIFYLLPLIGIFVPASVSAVLALGLCTSGYLAEMLRGALLAIPAGQTEVAEALGMTGVDVWRRILLPQAMRGCLPQVIGEFIALMKASSLISVIGISELTRVSMNIAATTFRPLEAYIGAGIFYLAINLCLAGCGNLAERRLGRGVPA, encoded by the coding sequence ATGCAGCTCAGCGTCATCATGGACTCCTTGCCCTATCTGTTTCAGGCGTCGATCGCGACCGTCTGTTACACGCTCGGCGGCATCATCGTCGGTGCGGCACTGGCCATTCTGGTCTGTGCCGCACGGTTCTCGCGCTCGCCAATTCTTCAGCGATTGGCCCGCGCCCATGTGAGCGTGTTTCGTGGCATTCCGCTTCTCGTGCTGCTGATGCTGATCTTCTATTTGCTGCCCTTGATCGGCATCTTCGTGCCCGCCTCCGTCAGTGCCGTGCTGGCGCTCGGCCTTTGCACCAGCGGCTATTTGGCGGAGATGCTGCGCGGCGCGCTGCTCGCCATTCCTGCCGGTCAGACGGAGGTCGCGGAGGCATTGGGCATGACGGGCGTGGATGTCTGGCGCCGTATCCTACTGCCCCAGGCCATGCGCGGCTGCCTGCCGCAGGTGATTGGGGAGTTCATCGCCCTGATGAAGGCTTCGTCGTTGATTTCGGTGATCGGCATTTCCGAACTGACGCGCGTCAGCATGAACATCGCGGCGACGACCTTTCGGCCGCTGGAAGCCTATATCGGTGCCGGCATCTTCTACCTCGCCATCAATCTCTGCCTCGCGGGATGCGGCAATCTGGCCGAACGGCGTCTCGGGCGCGGAGTGCCGGCATGA